One region of Hydrogenobaculum sp. Y04AAS1 genomic DNA includes:
- a CDS encoding secondary thiamine-phosphate synthase enzyme YjbQ — MTERIKVKTAKHTSVVNITQRIREIVEASSVDNGLCIVYVPHTTAAVFINEGADPDVVKDILNTLDRLIPWTNGYYHMEGNAAAHIKSSIIGNSRIIPILEGRLMLGKWEAVFLAEFDGPREREVIVSIVRSS; from the coding sequence ATGACAGAGAGAATCAAAGTAAAAACAGCAAAGCATACCTCGGTAGTAAATATAACCCAAAGGATAAGAGAGATTGTAGAGGCCTCTTCCGTAGACAATGGACTTTGCATAGTGTATGTGCCTCATACTACTGCGGCGGTGTTTATTAACGAAGGGGCAGACCCTGATGTTGTAAAAGATATATTAAACACACTGGATAGACTAATACCTTGGACAAACGGCTATTATCATATGGAAGGGAACGCCGCAGCTCACATTAAATCTTCTATCATAGGAAATTCACGAATAATACCTATATTAGAGGGAAGGCTTATGTTGGGAAAATGGGAAGCTGTATTTTTAGCAGAATTTGACGGACCAAGGGAAAGAGAAGTGATTGTAAGTATAGTGAGGTCTTCATGA
- a CDS encoding RNA ligase partner protein has translation MQDNVIIDTSIFTNPNIYKSISLEQPIDAIEAFIGLTHKSSKKIYMPRTVYIELCKVVDLESIKSRFESSIIIKSPNRCNITINALALFDFVEDMRIRINKGLRIAEEFARDKTQDIQNTISKLREKYKEALRQGTLDSKEDVDVILLALELNGVILSGDEGINSWADKFGIRTVNPLFIQEFLSF, from the coding sequence ATGCAAGATAATGTAATAATAGATACAAGTATATTTACAAATCCAAATATCTACAAAAGCATATCCTTAGAGCAACCCATAGACGCCATAGAAGCTTTTATCGGCTTAACCCATAAAAGCAGTAAAAAAATATATATGCCTAGGACAGTTTATATAGAGCTATGCAAGGTTGTGGATTTAGAATCAATAAAAAGCAGATTTGAATCTAGCATCATTATAAAATCCCCAAACAGATGCAACATTACCATAAACGCTTTGGCGTTGTTTGATTTTGTAGAGGATATGCGTATAAGAATAAACAAAGGCTTAAGAATAGCCGAAGAATTTGCCAGAGATAAAACACAAGATATACAAAATACTATATCAAAGCTAAGGGAAAAGTACAAAGAGGCTCTAAGACAAGGTACATTAGATAGCAAAGAAGACGTGGATGTTATATTGCTTGCTTTAGAACTAAACGGCGTTATATTATCTGGGGATGAAGGCATAAACAGCTGGGCAGACAAATTTGGCATAAGAACAGTAAATCCGCTTTTTATACAAGAGTTTTTGAGCTTTTAG
- a CDS encoding PA2779 family protein: MKLKRIAIALAAWTMFYNVSPAMASFISSKAPIQENSQKSEYIKEIQKALESKIVAQKLKEYGMNPKEVKEKLKSMNEEQLRLLANASKKLNAGGDALGLAIAVLVIVLLVVLILRLTGKEVIIR; the protein is encoded by the coding sequence ATGAAGTTAAAAAGAATAGCTATTGCTTTGGCAGCTTGGACGATGTTCTACAACGTATCGCCAGCCATGGCTTCTTTCATAAGTTCAAAAGCCCCCATACAAGAAAACTCACAAAAAAGTGAGTACATAAAAGAGATACAAAAAGCTCTTGAGAGTAAAATAGTAGCCCAAAAGCTAAAAGAATACGGCATGAACCCTAAAGAAGTTAAAGAAAAACTGAAATCCATGAATGAAGAACAGCTAAGGCTTTTGGCAAACGCTTCAAAAAAGTTAAATGCTGGTGGTGATGCATTGGGACTTGCAATAGCGGTGCTTGTTATAGTATTGCTAGTGGTATTGATACTAAGACTTACCGGTAAAGAGGTGATTATAAGATAA
- the argF gene encoding ornithine carbamoyltransferase has product MKAHFLDVWDITFDEAKHVIDLSFDFKYNNFNPKSLQNLNIALLFSKPSTRTRVSFEVGIKELGGNPIFLQESSLQVSRGEDASDSARTLSRYIDGVVIRTGSHQWLLDFSQYASIPVINALTDYTHPCQAISDIFTLFEAFREKTKNIKVLYIGDGNNMANALISAFAIFGLSLTVCTPKELRPDEENLKRALEVSKQTGAEIILEEDPIKAAKDKDVIYTDVWISMNDEGSKDHKINLLKDYQVNTKLLSYAKKDVKVMHCLPAKKEQEITRDVFEKYADFIFNQAENRLHTQKALMHLMFNGTNQMASI; this is encoded by the coding sequence ATGAAAGCGCACTTTTTGGACGTGTGGGATATCACTTTCGATGAAGCGAAGCATGTCATAGATTTATCTTTTGATTTTAAATACAATAACTTTAATCCTAAAAGCCTACAAAACTTAAACATAGCTCTCCTTTTTAGCAAACCCTCTACAAGAACAAGAGTATCTTTTGAAGTAGGTATAAAAGAGCTTGGCGGTAACCCAATTTTTCTACAAGAATCAAGCCTTCAAGTGTCAAGAGGAGAAGATGCTTCAGATAGCGCTAGGACATTGTCTCGCTATATAGACGGTGTAGTTATAAGAACTGGCTCTCATCAATGGCTTTTAGATTTTTCCCAATACGCCAGTATACCTGTTATAAACGCTCTTACAGACTATACTCATCCTTGCCAAGCTATATCAGATATATTCACACTTTTTGAAGCTTTTAGAGAAAAAACAAAAAATATAAAAGTGCTTTACATAGGTGATGGCAACAACATGGCAAACGCTCTAATATCAGCTTTTGCTATATTTGGGCTAAGCCTAACTGTGTGTACACCAAAAGAGCTTAGACCAGATGAAGAAAATTTAAAAAGGGCTTTAGAAGTTTCAAAACAAACCGGGGCAGAGATTATATTGGAAGAAGATCCTATAAAAGCTGCTAAAGACAAAGATGTAATATATACGGATGTATGGATTTCAATGAACGATGAAGGTTCAAAAGATCACAAAATAAATTTGTTAAAGGATTATCAGGTAAATACCAAGTTGCTTTCTTACGCTAAAAAAGATGTAAAAGTCATGCATTGTTTACCAGCTAAAAAAGAACAAGAAATAACAAGAGATGTCTTCGAGAAATATGCAGATTTTATATTCAATCAGGCAGAAAATAGACTTCATACACAAAAAGCTCTGATGCATTTGATGTTTAATGGAACAAATCAAATGGCTTCTATCTAA
- a CDS encoding phosphoglucomutase/phosphomannomutase family protein, with amino-acid sequence MIKFGTDGWRAIIGFEFSQDNIVKVAKAHAKALKRHGLNKVIVGYDHRFLGEKFAMLVADIMKTDGIEADITKGAVSTPNISFAVKYMGYHQGVMITASHNPYYYNGYKIKESFGGAATPEFISEVEDEIKNIKDIDFKEHDIKRADIISQYIEKTLSNIDKNILFEKELNIVHDSMYGPAFKYYLEAFKDKKLNLFFIRHHKDALFGEGAPEPVEKNLRILKDKVKTVKANLGIANDGDGDRIALVDENGEFVNSQLVYILLMLHILKNKGIKKGVVVKTVSTSFLVDRICKDFGIEVEETPVGFKYINEIVLKKDVIFGGEESGGYGFPFFLPERDGFLSGLFIIEMMLLEDKSLSAIIKDIFDKYGEAYYNRVDLKVEEHIKDRLKNLIKNPPDTLDGIKVQKVNTKDGLKLIFEDDSWVMLRASGTEPLIRIYAEASSKDLLNTLLLKAQKLVS; translated from the coding sequence ATGATAAAATTTGGTACAGACGGTTGGAGAGCAATAATAGGTTTTGAGTTTAGCCAGGACAACATAGTAAAAGTTGCAAAAGCCCATGCGAAAGCGTTAAAAAGGCACGGTTTAAATAAAGTTATAGTGGGGTACGACCACAGATTTTTAGGGGAGAAATTTGCAATGTTAGTTGCCGATATAATGAAAACAGATGGTATAGAGGCCGATATAACGAAAGGAGCTGTTAGCACACCAAATATATCTTTTGCAGTAAAATATATGGGGTATCATCAGGGCGTGATGATAACAGCTTCCCACAATCCTTACTATTACAATGGGTATAAGATAAAAGAGTCTTTTGGGGGGGCAGCTACACCAGAGTTTATAAGCGAAGTAGAAGACGAGATTAAAAATATAAAAGATATTGATTTTAAAGAACACGACATAAAAAGAGCTGATATCATATCTCAATATATAGAAAAAACGTTGTCAAATATAGACAAAAATATTCTTTTCGAAAAAGAGCTAAACATAGTACACGATTCTATGTATGGACCAGCTTTTAAATACTATTTAGAGGCTTTTAAAGATAAAAAATTAAATCTTTTTTTTATAAGACATCACAAAGATGCACTTTTTGGAGAAGGAGCTCCTGAACCTGTAGAGAAAAATTTAAGGATATTAAAAGACAAAGTAAAAACAGTAAAAGCCAACCTTGGTATAGCAAACGATGGAGATGGCGATAGAATAGCGCTTGTGGACGAGAACGGAGAGTTTGTAAATTCACAGCTTGTTTATATACTTCTTATGCTTCATATTCTTAAAAACAAAGGTATAAAAAAGGGAGTGGTGGTAAAAACAGTATCTACAAGTTTTTTGGTAGATAGAATATGTAAAGACTTTGGCATAGAAGTAGAAGAAACACCTGTGGGATTTAAATATATAAACGAAATAGTGCTAAAAAAAGATGTAATATTTGGCGGGGAAGAATCTGGTGGATACGGATTTCCATTTTTCCTACCAGAAAGAGATGGATTTTTATCGGGACTTTTTATAATAGAAATGATGCTTTTAGAGGACAAGTCTTTATCAGCTATTATAAAAGATATTTTTGACAAATACGGGGAAGCCTACTACAACAGAGTAGATCTGAAAGTAGAAGAACATATAAAAGATAGGCTAAAAAATCTTATCAAAAATCCACCTGATACATTAGATGGCATAAAAGTACAAAAAGTAAACACAAAAGATGGATTAAAACTCATATTTGAAGATGATTCATGGGTAATGTTGAGAGCCTCAGGCACAGAACCTCTTATTAGAATATACGCAGAAGCTTCTTCAAAAGATTTGCTAAATACCTTGCTTTTAAAAGCTCAAAAACTAGTATCGTAA
- a CDS encoding cysteine peptidase family C39 domain-containing protein, which translates to MFLSYGGQFCSHLNVAFIKQKENLCGPVAVEEILMFYKDKKPFNSVIKAVYTPSIEESLITDIQDYFQKEGFKTKYIRSVNSIKHQIKKCRPVIALLDMGNFLVSIPHYVVITGFNEKGFFMNDGYKKDRFMSFKDFKKRFKNMGNVALVAYKENK; encoded by the coding sequence ATCTTTTTATCTTACGGGGGGCAGTTTTGCTCCCATCTCAACGTAGCATTTATAAAACAAAAAGAGAATCTTTGCGGTCCTGTGGCAGTGGAAGAGATTCTCATGTTTTATAAAGATAAAAAGCCTTTCAACAGCGTAATAAAAGCTGTATACACACCTTCTATAGAGGAAAGCCTTATAACAGACATACAAGATTATTTCCAGAAAGAAGGTTTTAAAACTAAGTATATAAGAAGCGTAAACTCTATAAAGCACCAAATAAAAAAATGTAGGCCTGTTATAGCCCTTTTAGATATGGGAAATTTTCTCGTATCAATACCACATTACGTAGTGATAACTGGTTTTAATGAAAAAGGGTTTTTTATGAACGACGGCTACAAAAAAGATAGGTTTATGAGTTTTAAAGATTTTAAAAAGAGATTTAAAAACATGGGGAATGTAGCATTGGTGGCTTACAAAGAAAATAAATAA
- the rseP gene encoding RIP metalloprotease RseP yields MIHTVLAFLILISILIVFHEFGHFILAKLFGVKVEVFSVGFGSPIFKKKIGETEYQIAYIPMGGYVKLYGEEEEVSSKDSRAFSSKAPWQKILIAAAGPLFNLIIAFIGFTLSFYIGIHQPAYIEEPVKVGYITQKSPFYKAGIRPGDTIIKIDNVPIKTWKDLYIVEIKAVGKSSKVVFERNGHVYTTTITVGKILNKDSIGILPEIASMVGGIIKNSPASQIGLKEGDKILAVKMNDMPTAIPIKNWYELTDYMRKDKGNPITLVIERSNALLVKEVIPKYSAKLKEYYIGIYPETKYVLKRYPVSEAMVQAIRKIKELTILSIDSIKALVTMHASVLNLSGPISIAKMSGQAAEGGLGEFLGFMAFVSLQLAIINILPIPMLDGGLIVLFLIEAIIRRPLSEKFKEYWQKIGIAFVISLSAVAILSDIIRLFTGV; encoded by the coding sequence ATGATACATACGGTTTTAGCGTTTTTAATACTGATAAGTATTTTAATAGTATTTCACGAGTTTGGTCATTTTATATTAGCTAAACTCTTTGGTGTAAAAGTAGAAGTATTTTCCGTAGGTTTTGGAAGCCCAATATTTAAAAAAAAGATAGGAGAAACTGAATATCAAATAGCATATATACCGATGGGAGGCTATGTAAAACTCTACGGCGAAGAAGAGGAGGTAAGTTCCAAAGACTCAAGGGCATTCTCCTCAAAAGCACCGTGGCAAAAGATCCTCATAGCAGCGGCAGGACCATTGTTTAACCTAATTATAGCTTTTATAGGTTTTACACTGTCTTTTTACATAGGTATACATCAACCAGCTTATATAGAAGAACCAGTAAAAGTTGGTTATATAACGCAGAAATCACCATTTTACAAAGCTGGTATAAGACCTGGTGATACCATAATAAAAATAGACAACGTACCTATAAAAACGTGGAAAGACCTATATATCGTAGAGATAAAAGCTGTAGGTAAAAGTTCTAAAGTGGTTTTTGAAAGAAACGGACATGTATATACTACCACCATAACAGTAGGCAAGATTCTAAATAAAGATTCCATAGGAATATTACCTGAGATAGCTTCTATGGTAGGTGGTATCATAAAAAATTCACCGGCTTCTCAAATAGGATTAAAAGAAGGCGATAAAATACTTGCAGTAAAAATGAACGATATGCCTACGGCAATACCTATAAAAAATTGGTATGAGCTAACAGATTACATGAGAAAAGACAAAGGCAATCCAATAACGCTTGTAATAGAAAGATCAAATGCTTTATTAGTAAAAGAGGTTATACCAAAATATTCTGCCAAGCTAAAAGAGTACTACATAGGAATATACCCAGAAACTAAATATGTATTAAAAAGATACCCGGTAAGCGAAGCAATGGTTCAAGCTATAAGAAAAATAAAAGAGCTGACAATCCTTAGTATAGATTCTATAAAAGCTTTAGTCACAATGCATGCATCTGTTTTAAACCTAAGCGGGCCAATAAGCATAGCAAAAATGTCTGGCCAAGCAGCGGAAGGTGGTTTAGGGGAGTTTTTAGGATTTATGGCTTTTGTTTCTTTGCAACTTGCCATAATAAACATCTTACCTATACCCATGTTGGATGGCGGTCTTATAGTGCTGTTTTTAATAGAAGCTATCATAAGAAGGCCATTATCAGAAAAGTTTAAAGAATATTGGCAAAAAATAGGTATAGCTTTTGTAATTTCTCTATCAGCCGTTGCAATACTAAGCGATATAATAAGGCTTTTCACAGGCGTATAA
- a CDS encoding NYN domain-containing protein — protein sequence MEKEKLVIFIDGSNVFHGLKNETFRLDYLKLIEFLTGDRYLVRAYFYSALPSDKDVDKQSKEGFNKQKKFLEDLAFMGIKVKLAKLRKLPDGNFLEKEVDIMLATDMLSLAYKNAYDSCVLVSGDSDFSYTVEAVQFLGKRVENATFKKTSSYSLRRLCDKFIYLDDHLDKFLLKPKEPTVWDKIKNVFKINIVN from the coding sequence ATGGAAAAAGAGAAACTGGTTATCTTCATAGATGGTTCAAATGTATTTCATGGATTGAAAAATGAAACCTTCAGATTAGATTACTTAAAGCTAATAGAATTTTTAACAGGCGATAGATATTTGGTAAGAGCATATTTTTATTCTGCACTTCCAAGCGACAAAGATGTAGATAAGCAATCAAAAGAAGGTTTTAACAAACAAAAAAAGTTCTTGGAAGATTTGGCTTTTATGGGAATCAAAGTAAAGCTTGCAAAATTAAGAAAACTACCAGATGGTAATTTTTTAGAAAAAGAAGTAGATATAATGTTAGCCACAGATATGCTATCTTTAGCCTATAAAAATGCTTACGATTCATGTGTACTTGTAAGTGGAGATAGCGATTTTTCATACACAGTAGAAGCGGTACAATTCTTAGGTAAAAGAGTAGAGAATGCCACATTCAAAAAAACATCTTCATACTCTTTGAGAAGACTTTGTGATAAATTTATATATCTTGATGATCATCTAGACAAATTCTTACTAAAACCAAAAGAACCCACCGTATGGGACAAAATTAAAAATGTTTTCAAAATCAACATTGTAAATTAA
- the bioB gene encoding biotin synthase BioB, giving the protein MEQVFFDIYQKAKNDEISKEEALFILKAEDKYIPLIVYLTSKLKDEFFDSQKFEFCSIINAKSGACSEDCKFCAQSKFYKTPINIYKLVDKEELVEGAIRGVEFGANRYCMVLSSRAASDEEVEKLCEAVQEIKAQNIPINVCVSAGTIGLESLLKLKEAGVTRINHNLETSENYFPNIVSTHTWKERLETIKNVQKAGLSTCSGVIFGLGETDEDRVDLAFVYKELGVDSIPLNFLMPIPNTPLENNKPLRALDALKIIAMFRFINKSAELRLCGGREQTLGDFHGMAAFMTNALMAGGYLTRAGRDIKKDYKMLEDMNLERLTSEEVCK; this is encoded by the coding sequence ATGGAACAAGTTTTTTTTGATATATATCAAAAGGCAAAAAACGACGAGATCTCAAAAGAAGAGGCTTTGTTTATACTAAAAGCCGAAGACAAGTATATACCACTTATAGTATATTTGACTTCTAAACTAAAGGATGAGTTTTTTGATTCTCAAAAGTTTGAATTCTGCTCTATCATAAATGCAAAAAGTGGTGCTTGTTCAGAAGATTGTAAATTTTGCGCTCAATCTAAATTTTATAAGACGCCAATCAACATATACAAGTTAGTGGACAAAGAAGAGTTAGTAGAAGGCGCTATAAGGGGTGTAGAGTTTGGAGCAAATAGATATTGCATGGTTTTAAGCTCAAGAGCTGCTTCTGATGAAGAGGTAGAAAAGCTTTGCGAGGCTGTACAAGAAATAAAAGCTCAAAACATACCTATAAACGTATGTGTATCTGCCGGGACCATAGGGCTTGAAAGTCTATTAAAACTAAAAGAAGCTGGTGTAACAAGGATAAATCACAATCTAGAAACTTCCGAAAACTACTTTCCCAACATAGTTTCTACGCATACTTGGAAAGAAAGGTTAGAAACCATAAAAAACGTTCAAAAAGCTGGTCTTTCCACGTGTAGCGGGGTTATATTTGGACTTGGAGAAACAGATGAAGATAGAGTAGACCTGGCTTTCGTTTATAAAGAGCTTGGCGTAGATTCAATACCCTTAAACTTTCTTATGCCTATACCAAACACACCTTTAGAAAACAACAAACCTTTAAGAGCTTTAGATGCTCTTAAAATAATAGCCATGTTTAGATTTATAAACAAAAGTGCCGAGTTAAGGCTTTGTGGTGGCAGAGAACAAACTCTAGGTGATTTTCATGGTATGGCAGCTTTTATGACAAACGCACTGATGGCAGGTGGATATCTAACAAGAGCTGGAAGAGATATCAAAAAAGATTACAAGATGCTTGAAGATATGAATTTAGAAAGACTTACATCAGAAGAAGTGTGCAAATAG
- the lysS gene encoding lysine--tRNA ligase, which produces MEEFRKKKLEELAKSQKHVYKYEFESPYFIHDIREKYEKEPRKDKIVVKATIKRVSKVEEGFVLRMTSESGVEMLAYTKETFEPNKAYNIEGVLSRVEEKLSLIDAKPTEETPTTSIDDIKKEHDLDPNFEDISIAGRLVALRSMGKAIFGHIQDFTGKLQIYIKKDIVGDEKFKFVEDYIDVGDIIGIKGKLFRTHTGELTVEVFDIELLTKALNNMPEKWHGIKDIEIKYRQRYLDLIANESSRKVFTLRSKIIKALRDFFDKNKFMEVETPILQPIASGATARPFVTYHNYLESELYLRIAPELYLKKLIVGGIPRVYEIGKNFRNEGVDTTHNPEFTMVEFYAAYWDYKKLIKFTEELFDYLTDITGIKSIETQNGVINLKPPFRVAKFFELLEEKTSKDKSFFLHHEEELKKFANELGIPKAYTLTKPKLIEKVFEYTVEDELIQPTFIIDFPKMLSPLAKTHRDDDELVERFELYINKKEIANAYSELNDPEDQAKRFLEQKLQKATGDEEAMETDDDFVEALRYGMPPTAGEGIGIDRLVMLFANVDSIRDVILFPANRKLE; this is translated from the coding sequence ATGGAAGAATTTAGGAAAAAAAAGTTAGAAGAGCTTGCTAAAAGCCAAAAACACGTCTACAAATATGAATTTGAAAGCCCTTACTTTATTCACGATATAAGAGAGAAATACGAAAAAGAACCAAGAAAAGATAAAATTGTTGTAAAAGCCACCATCAAAAGAGTTTCAAAAGTAGAAGAGGGTTTTGTTTTAAGAATGACTTCAGAAAGTGGCGTTGAAATGCTTGCATATACAAAAGAGACTTTCGAGCCAAACAAAGCTTACAACATAGAAGGTGTCCTATCAAGGGTAGAAGAAAAATTGAGCCTAATAGATGCAAAACCCACAGAAGAAACTCCCACCACAAGCATAGATGATATTAAAAAAGAGCACGATTTAGATCCGAACTTTGAAGATATATCGATAGCTGGAAGGCTTGTGGCCTTGAGAAGCATGGGTAAGGCCATATTTGGACATATACAAGATTTTACTGGGAAATTACAGATATATATTAAAAAAGATATAGTAGGAGATGAGAAGTTTAAATTTGTAGAAGATTATATAGATGTAGGAGATATAATAGGCATAAAAGGAAAACTGTTTAGAACGCATACCGGAGAGCTCACCGTAGAAGTTTTTGATATTGAGCTTTTAACAAAAGCCCTAAACAACATGCCAGAAAAATGGCATGGAATAAAAGATATAGAAATAAAGTATAGACAAAGATATTTAGATTTAATAGCCAACGAAAGCTCTAGAAAGGTCTTTACTTTGAGATCAAAGATTATAAAAGCCCTTAGAGATTTCTTTGATAAAAACAAGTTCATGGAAGTAGAAACACCAATTCTTCAGCCAATAGCATCAGGAGCTACCGCAAGGCCTTTTGTTACATATCACAACTATTTAGAATCTGAGCTTTACCTTAGGATAGCACCAGAGCTTTATCTAAAAAAACTAATAGTGGGCGGTATACCAAGGGTATATGAGATTGGTAAAAACTTCAGAAACGAAGGCGTAGACACTACGCACAACCCAGAGTTTACCATGGTAGAATTTTACGCTGCTTATTGGGATTATAAAAAACTCATCAAGTTTACCGAAGAGCTGTTTGACTATCTCACAGATATTACCGGTATCAAAAGCATAGAAACTCAAAATGGTGTTATAAACTTAAAGCCTCCTTTCAGAGTAGCTAAGTTTTTTGAGCTTTTAGAAGAAAAAACATCAAAAGATAAAAGTTTTTTCCTACACCATGAAGAAGAATTGAAGAAGTTTGCCAACGAGCTTGGCATACCAAAAGCTTATACTTTAACAAAACCAAAGCTTATAGAAAAAGTATTTGAATATACAGTAGAAGACGAGCTTATCCAACCTACTTTCATCATAGATTTCCCGAAAATGCTGTCCCCACTTGCTAAAACCCACAGAGATGACGATGAGTTGGTGGAACGTTTTGAGCTTTATATAAACAAAAAAGAAATAGCAAATGCATACTCAGAGTTAAACGACCCCGAAGACCAAGCCAAGAGGTTTTTAGAACAAAAGCTTCAAAAAGCCACCGGTGACGAAGAAGCTATGGAAACTGATGATGATTTTGTAGAGGCTCTTAGATACGGTATGCCACCCACAGCCGGTGAAGGAATAGGGATAGATAGACTCGTAATGCTCTTTGCAAACGTAGACTCCATAAGGGATGTGATACTTTTCCCAGCCAACAGAAAGCTAGAATAA
- a CDS encoding nucleoside deaminase: MQIEYIEQKLLELCKEAIAQDRIPVSALVTKNDEIVSWAFNGIKSIEHAEILAIEKAMNVLNTKRLDGCDIYVSLEPCPMCTYAISLARIEKVYFFSLDDKNGAILSNANIIDKFELKLKWEYKKNADFENMLKGYFKNKRCLTVLK, from the coding sequence GTGCAAATAGAGTATATAGAACAAAAGCTTTTAGAACTTTGCAAAGAAGCTATAGCCCAAGATAGAATACCAGTAAGTGCCTTAGTTACAAAAAATGATGAAATAGTATCTTGGGCTTTTAACGGCATAAAAAGTATAGAGCATGCAGAAATACTGGCTATAGAAAAAGCAATGAATGTATTAAATACAAAAAGGCTTGATGGATGCGATATTTATGTAAGCTTAGAACCTTGCCCCATGTGCACTTACGCCATAAGCTTGGCTAGGATAGAAAAAGTGTATTTCTTTTCCTTGGATGATAAAAATGGGGCTATTTTAAGCAACGCAAACATAATTGATAAATTTGAACTTAAGTTAAAGTGGGAATATAAGAAAAATGCTGATTTTGAGAATATGTTAAAAGGTTATTTCAAAAACAAAAGATGTTTAACTGTGCTAAAATAA